The proteins below come from a single Xiphophorus couchianus chromosome 20, X_couchianus-1.0, whole genome shotgun sequence genomic window:
- the ilrun gene encoding protein ILRUN — protein sequence MEGTDMDVDAELMQKFSCMGTTDKDVLISEFQRLLGFQLNPAGCAFFLDMTNWNLQAAIGAYYDFESPSVNTPSMSFVEDVTIGEGESVPPDTLFTKTWRIQNTGGESWPPGVCLKYIGGDQFGHVNSVMVKSLDPQEISDVSVQMRSPTNPGMYQGQWRMCTAAGLFYGDVIWVILSVEVGGLLGVTQQLSSFETEFNTQPQRNVQGDFNPFASPQKNKHDATDSSFRDPGGAWERTQEPIQQDQNGLSHNAVNRASNGLQTNLSVVTYGQGIHGPYPFGKS from the exons ATGGAGGGCACAGACATGGACGTGGATGCAGAGCTCATGCAGAAGTTCAGCTGCATGGGCACCACGGACAAGGACGTCCTCATCTCGGAGTTCCAGAGGCTGCTGGGCTTCCAGCTCAACCCGGCCGGCTGCGCCTTCTTCCTGGACATGACCAACTG GAACCTTCAGGCTGCTATTGGTGCATATTATGACTTCGAAAGCCCCAGTGTCAACACACCATCCATGTCCTTTGTTGAAGATGTGACAATTGGCGAAGGAGAGTCTGTTCCTCCGGACACACTGTTCACAAAGACCTGGAGAATACAAAACACAG GCGGAGAGTCATGGCCGCCAGGTGTTTGTCTCAAATACATTGGAGGGGATCAGTTTGGGCATGTAAACTCCGTTATGGTGAAGTCTCTAGACCCCCAGGAAATTTCAGATGTGAGTGTACAGATGAGAAGTCCTACAAACCCAGGCATGTACCAGGGCCAGTGGAGGATGTGCACAGCAGCCGGGTTGTTCTACGGAG ATGTGATCTGGGTGATTCTTAGCGTAGAAGTCGGCGGTCTACTTGGCGTCACTCAGCAGCTTTCTTCCTTTGAGACGGAATTCAACACGCAACCGCAGCGCAACGTACAGGGGGATTTCAACCCGTTCGCCTCGCCGCAGAAGAACAAGCATGATGCCACTGACAGCAGCTTCAGAGACCCCGGAGGAGCCTGGGAGCGCACACAAGAGCCAATCCAGCAAGATCAGAACGGACTGTCTCATAATGCTGTAAATAGGGCGTCAAACGGTCTCCAAACAAATCTTTCCGTGGTGACTTATGGCCAG GGTATTCATGGTCCCTATCCGTTTGGAAAGAGCTAG